One part of the Marichromatium purpuratum 984 genome encodes these proteins:
- a CDS encoding DUF1631 family protein: protein MSAGEDAKVSERRRQRRTPVDLPAEIRAPHQPRLACRVRNLCSGGLLLDMGEQEAELRVGAGERCQVRFRVPLDERRRTLQAVVLLVHRAEHGLGARFVHFAADGQAYLERFLAAARAAPRRGVEATSAARAQRLLEQISRERLPPLFDALLETLIDALWEYSERAANDAQRARFVGELGQLGRTFQAGVLARDLTAAVLDGLVSGPTQRVSRATDEAAARASLSLVEPHEFELWLARSGLANRLEQELAEVLRPLRGHLVGVFGDAQIALEPEALAETLARALHRGGLEDELLGRALQLAAMPLVGNLGAFYRELLRLWREHGLPAGAPTSWRAPDQARQAAPPSVASPLPTPEERTDSVDARAPARSEGLGLGELLTRLQAGGVDHQADSDLDGMARLLAERAAGRDDRPSLRAPRVRERVEVTDQMLSQILDDPHAPQGIKALIRRLSLHFLAMAVSDPGGPDARDAHPLVGLMDQLEQLSSFLLNGEADDRALSCELEDFVHRLVITDAGDLDTLRAISSGLQSLRERVGSRYRANVSRWVGANEARECERRAHERVRQRLLASFAGEQVHPLLPTLLDAGWRMLLESVCNYAGIDGARWRHYWMPLWTLHRASRGEAEVEDIQTLVATLYEGLIYIGHDPFGAESLVERIEQVLRRAARGALDREDWVVFAIDPPEDAEPALQQPPDGVSEADWQAARERIEQLTLGSVVWLAEQGGERAYRLIWRSEDGRRLALSDPMGRRVRTFIPERLAAALAESRARVEVPPRQPLMQRAAEATLAELGEQVRAQTVEDSLTGLPGQRCLVGVLTGLLSCGAAPCPHLLGFLELDRFDLLTAAHGYAAGERLLALMAERLRALLPDAPCLAYLGWNRFALIAPAADAGVAQASAERIREALEAVSLTWLGRVLQVSVSLGVALIDAAAESPEGVLSAANVACLAAQHSGGGRVVCYAEDDAQVAAQLERMRGWAQAEEAIKSGRKRLRLQPIAAVGEGHEHGAFHHGEVLLSVYDADDAPLPLAAFIAAAEAMNLMHEVDRQVIEETLRWLHDNPELARAYGGVAINLSGQSLSDPGLDAFIRAAFARWQVAPGMVGFEVTETAAIVHLDQAVRLLESLQSMGCPISLDDFGSGMSSYGYLKQLPVDFVKIDGSFVKDILSNSHDRAIVKSFNEIAHFMGKETIAEYVENQEILALLRELGVDYVQGYGIARPCFVDELDQPAAVGATA from the coding sequence ATGTCGGCAGGTGAGGACGCAAAGGTGTCGGAGCGTCGGCGTCAGCGGCGCACCCCGGTCGATCTTCCCGCCGAGATCCGCGCTCCCCACCAGCCCCGGCTCGCCTGTCGGGTCCGTAACCTCTGCAGCGGAGGTCTGCTGCTCGACATGGGCGAGCAGGAAGCCGAGTTGCGTGTCGGCGCCGGCGAACGTTGCCAGGTCCGCTTCAGGGTGCCGCTCGATGAACGGCGTCGAACCCTGCAGGCGGTGGTGTTGCTGGTACACCGCGCCGAGCACGGGCTGGGTGCGCGCTTCGTCCATTTCGCTGCCGACGGTCAGGCCTACCTGGAGCGCTTTCTCGCCGCTGCGCGCGCGGCGCCGCGACGGGGTGTCGAGGCAACGAGTGCGGCGCGGGCGCAACGACTGCTCGAGCAGATCAGTCGCGAGCGGCTGCCTCCGCTGTTCGATGCCTTGCTCGAGACGCTGATCGATGCGCTGTGGGAATACTCGGAACGTGCTGCGAACGATGCCCAGCGCGCCCGCTTCGTCGGCGAACTCGGTCAGCTCGGTCGCACTTTCCAAGCCGGGGTCCTGGCGCGCGATCTGACCGCCGCAGTGCTCGATGGTCTGGTCTCCGGCCCGACGCAGCGGGTGTCGCGCGCCACTGACGAGGCGGCGGCGCGGGCCTCGCTGTCGCTGGTCGAGCCACATGAGTTCGAACTGTGGCTAGCACGCTCCGGACTGGCCAATCGGCTCGAGCAAGAGCTTGCCGAGGTGTTGCGGCCATTGCGCGGGCATCTCGTCGGAGTCTTCGGCGATGCCCAGATCGCGCTGGAGCCGGAGGCGCTGGCCGAGACGCTGGCCCGGGCGTTGCATCGCGGCGGACTGGAGGACGAGCTGCTCGGACGTGCCCTGCAGCTTGCCGCCATGCCGCTGGTGGGCAATCTCGGTGCCTTCTATCGCGAGCTGCTGCGGCTGTGGCGTGAGCACGGACTGCCGGCGGGTGCGCCGACGTCATGGCGAGCACCGGATCAGGCGCGACAGGCCGCGCCACCGTCTGTCGCGTCGCCGTTGCCGACGCCGGAAGAGCGGACGGACTCGGTCGACGCACGCGCGCCGGCCAGATCCGAGGGACTCGGTCTCGGTGAGTTGCTGACCCGACTGCAGGCGGGCGGCGTGGATCACCAGGCCGACTCCGATCTCGACGGTATGGCGCGGTTGCTGGCCGAGCGCGCGGCAGGGCGCGACGACCGGCCTTCTCTGCGTGCCCCGAGGGTACGCGAGCGGGTTGAGGTCACCGACCAGATGCTCTCGCAGATCCTCGACGATCCCCATGCGCCGCAGGGGATCAAGGCGTTGATCCGGCGGCTGTCGCTCCACTTCCTGGCGATGGCGGTCAGCGACCCCGGTGGCCCGGACGCGCGTGATGCCCATCCGCTGGTCGGGCTGATGGATCAGCTCGAGCAGCTCTCCTCCTTCCTGCTCAACGGCGAGGCCGATGACCGCGCCTTGAGCTGCGAACTCGAGGACTTCGTCCATCGTTTGGTGATCACCGACGCCGGTGATCTCGACACCCTGCGCGCCATCTCTTCCGGTCTGCAGTCACTGCGTGAGCGTGTCGGGTCGCGTTATCGCGCCAATGTCTCGCGTTGGGTCGGTGCCAACGAGGCGCGCGAGTGCGAGCGGCGCGCTCATGAGCGGGTGCGTCAGCGCCTGTTGGCCAGCTTCGCCGGTGAGCAGGTGCATCCGCTGTTGCCGACCTTGCTTGATGCCGGTTGGCGCATGTTGCTCGAGTCGGTCTGCAATTACGCCGGGATCGACGGTGCGCGCTGGCGTCATTACTGGATGCCGCTGTGGACACTGCACCGTGCCAGCCGTGGCGAGGCTGAGGTCGAGGATATCCAGACGCTGGTGGCGACCCTGTACGAGGGGCTGATCTATATCGGTCACGATCCGTTCGGGGCCGAGTCACTGGTCGAGCGGATCGAGCAGGTGTTGCGTCGGGCCGCGCGCGGGGCGCTCGATCGCGAGGACTGGGTGGTGTTCGCGATCGATCCGCCGGAAGACGCCGAACCGGCGCTTCAGCAGCCGCCCGACGGGGTGTCCGAGGCCGACTGGCAGGCGGCCCGTGAACGGATCGAGCAGCTGACCCTGGGGTCCGTGGTATGGCTGGCTGAACAGGGTGGGGAGCGCGCCTATCGGCTGATCTGGCGTAGCGAGGACGGGCGTCGTCTGGCGCTGAGCGACCCGATGGGGCGGCGTGTCCGTACCTTCATCCCCGAGCGTCTGGCCGCAGCCCTGGCCGAGTCACGGGCGCGGGTCGAGGTGCCACCTCGGCAACCGCTGATGCAGCGTGCCGCCGAGGCGACCCTGGCCGAACTCGGCGAGCAGGTGCGCGCGCAGACCGTGGAGGACTCGCTGACCGGGCTACCCGGTCAGCGTTGTCTGGTCGGAGTGCTCACCGGACTGCTGAGCTGTGGCGCCGCGCCCTGTCCGCATCTGCTCGGCTTTCTCGAACTCGATCGCTTCGACCTGCTGACTGCGGCCCACGGTTATGCCGCTGGCGAGCGGCTGCTGGCGCTGATGGCCGAGCGGCTACGGGCGCTGTTGCCCGACGCCCCCTGTCTGGCCTATCTCGGCTGGAACCGCTTCGCGTTGATCGCGCCGGCCGCTGACGCCGGGGTGGCGCAGGCGAGTGCCGAGCGGATACGCGAGGCGCTCGAGGCGGTCTCGCTCACCTGGTTGGGGCGGGTCTTGCAGGTCTCGGTCAGTCTCGGGGTGGCGCTGATCGATGCCGCTGCGGAAAGCCCGGAGGGCGTGCTCTCCGCGGCCAATGTCGCCTGTCTCGCAGCCCAGCACAGCGGCGGTGGTCGGGTGGTGTGCTATGCCGAGGACGATGCCCAGGTCGCCGCGCAGCTCGAGCGCATGCGTGGCTGGGCCCAGGCCGAGGAGGCGATCAAGTCGGGGCGCAAGCGGTTGCGGTTGCAGCCGATCGCGGCGGTGGGGGAAGGGCACGAACACGGCGCCTTTCACCATGGCGAGGTGTTGCTCAGCGTCTATGACGCCGACGATGCCCCGCTACCGCTGGCGGCCTTCATCGCTGCGGCCGAGGCGATGAACCTGATGCACGAGGTCGACCGTCAGGTGATCGAGGAGACGCTGCGCTGGCTGCACGACAACCCCGAGCTGGCGCGTGCCTACGGCGGCGTGGCGATCAACCTCTCTGGTCAATCGCTGAGCGATCCCGGACTCGACGCCTTCATCCGTGCGGCCTTCGCGCGCTGGCAGGTGGCGCCCGGGATGGTTGGCTTCGAGGTCACCGAGACCGCCGCTATCGTCCACCTCGACCAAGCGGTGCGGCTGCTCGAGTCGCTGCAGTCGATGGGGTGCCCGATTTCGCTCGACGACTTCGGCTCAGGGATGTCCTCCTACGGCTATCTCAAACAGTTGCCGGTCGACTTCGTCAAGATCGACGGTTCCTTCGTCAAGGACATCCTCAGCAACTCGCACGACCGGGCGATCGTCAAGTCGTTCAACGAGATCGCGCACTTCATGGGTAAGGAGACCATCGCCGAGTACGTCGAGAACCAGGAGATCCTGGCGCTGCTGCGCGAACTCGGGGTCGACTACGTCCAGGGTTATGGGATCGCGCGCCCCTGTTTCGTCGATGAACTCGATCAGCCTGCGGCGGTAGGCGCAACGGCCTGA
- the sohB gene encoding protease SohB has translation MPPLMELLFDYGLFLAKTLTLLLAFAALLLILARARGAGGAPAPARLEVVDLGARLREQAAQLREATLAGKALRTHRKAERKRDKSRAREIATRPRLFVIDFKGDIRASAAAALRAQVSALLLEARPEDEVLVRLDNAGGMVSEHGLAASQLARLRARGIRLTVAVDKVAASGGYLMACVADRIIAAPFAVIGSIGVLAEIPNFHRLLERHGVDFELHTAGAHKRTLTLFGENTEEGRRKLCEQLEETHALFKRFVADYRPALDLDRVATGEYWHGARAVELGLVDAIQTSDDYLLAARDSHSLLGLRWRERKAPLERLLEGGRAMLEQGLAHWRRPGG, from the coding sequence ATGCCGCCACTGATGGAGCTGTTGTTCGACTACGGACTGTTCCTTGCCAAGACCCTGACCCTGCTGCTGGCGTTCGCCGCGCTGCTGCTGATCCTGGCGCGCGCCCGCGGTGCCGGTGGCGCGCCGGCTCCGGCGCGGCTCGAGGTCGTCGACCTCGGGGCGCGGTTGCGCGAGCAGGCCGCGCAGCTGCGCGAGGCGACCCTCGCGGGCAAGGCGCTGCGCACGCACCGCAAGGCCGAGCGCAAGCGCGACAAGTCGCGTGCGCGGGAGATCGCGACCCGGCCACGGCTGTTCGTGATCGACTTCAAGGGCGACATCCGCGCCAGTGCGGCCGCCGCGCTGCGCGCCCAGGTCAGCGCTCTGCTGCTCGAGGCGCGCCCGGAGGACGAGGTGCTGGTGCGCCTCGACAACGCCGGTGGCATGGTCAGCGAGCACGGCCTGGCCGCCTCGCAGCTGGCGCGGCTGCGCGCGCGCGGCATCCGCCTGACGGTCGCAGTCGACAAGGTCGCGGCCAGTGGCGGTTACCTGATGGCCTGCGTCGCCGATCGCATCATCGCCGCGCCCTTCGCGGTGATCGGCTCGATCGGGGTACTCGCCGAAATCCCCAACTTCCACCGTCTGCTCGAGCGCCACGGGGTCGACTTCGAGCTACACACCGCCGGCGCGCACAAGCGCACCCTGACCCTGTTCGGCGAGAACACCGAGGAGGGACGGCGCAAGCTGTGCGAGCAGCTCGAGGAGACCCATGCGCTGTTCAAGCGTTTTGTCGCCGACTACCGCCCCGCGCTCGACCTCGATCGGGTCGCCACCGGAGAATACTGGCACGGCGCGCGCGCCGTCGAGCTGGGGCTGGTCGACGCCATCCAGACCAGCGACGACTATCTGCTCGCCGCGCGCGACAGCCACAGCCTGCTGGGGTTGCGCTGGCGCGAGCGCAAGGCGCCGCTCGAGCGGCTGCTCGAGGGTGGGCGCGCGATGCTCGAACAGGGACTGGCGCACTGGCGTCGTCCTGGCGGCTGA
- a CDS encoding thymidylate synthase, which yields MRVYLDLLRDVIDNGHDRDDRTGVGTRSVFGRQVRFDLAAGFPLLTTKRVHLKSVVHELLWFLSGSTNAADLQRRGVSIWDEWAAPDGDLGPVYGAQWRSWPAPDGRRIDQLAELLAAIRERPHSRRLVVSAWNPADLPDEGLGPQDNVAAGRMALAPCHCLFQFQVAGGRLSCQLYQRSADLFLGVPFNIASYALLTAMIAQQCDLEPGEFIHTFGDLHLYRNHLTDDIVHAQLARAPRALPRLRLQRAPSLFDYRYEDVVIEGYDPHPVIRAPIAV from the coding sequence ATGCGCGTCTATCTCGACCTGCTGCGCGACGTGATCGACAACGGTCACGATCGCGACGACCGTACCGGGGTCGGTACCCGCTCGGTGTTCGGGCGTCAGGTGCGCTTCGACCTCGCCGCGGGCTTCCCGCTGCTCACCACCAAGCGCGTCCACCTCAAGAGCGTGGTCCACGAGCTGCTGTGGTTCCTCTCGGGCTCGACCAACGCCGCCGACCTGCAGCGCCGCGGGGTCAGTATCTGGGACGAGTGGGCCGCGCCGGACGGCGACCTGGGGCCGGTCTACGGCGCCCAGTGGCGCAGCTGGCCGGCGCCCGACGGGCGGCGCATCGACCAGCTCGCCGAGCTGCTCGCGGCGATCCGCGAGCGTCCGCACTCGCGCCGGTTGGTGGTCAGCGCCTGGAACCCGGCCGACCTTCCCGACGAGGGTCTCGGGCCGCAGGACAACGTCGCCGCCGGGCGCATGGCGCTCGCCCCCTGTCACTGTCTGTTCCAGTTCCAGGTGGCCGGCGGACGGCTGTCCTGCCAGCTCTACCAACGCAGCGCCGATCTCTTCCTCGGCGTGCCCTTCAACATCGCCAGCTACGCCCTGCTCACGGCGATGATCGCCCAGCAGTGCGATCTCGAGCCCGGCGAGTTCATCCACACCTTCGGCGACCTGCATCTCTACCGCAATCACCTCACCGACGACATCGTCCATGCCCAGCTCGCGCGCGCGCCCCGGGCGTTGCCGCGGTTGCGGCTGCAGCGGGCGCCGAGCCTGTTCGACTACCGCTACGAGGACGTGGTCATCGAGGGCTATGACCCGCACCCGGTGATCCGCGCGCCGATCGCGGTCTGA
- the gpmI gene encoding 2,3-bisphosphoglycerate-independent phosphoglycerate mutase has product MSDPMQQLPRRPVILIILDGFGVNPAKANNAVAIADTPNLDRYFSSHPHTTLMASGQAVGLPDGQMGNSEVGHMSIGSGCVVRQDLVLIDDAIADGSFYDNATLIAAARAAAAADRPVQLMGLVSDGGVHSHVSHLAALIELCRRQGARAQVHLFADGRDTPPRSVLGYLDAFEPALREAGGQVATVSGRFYAMDRDNRWERTEQAWRAMVDGEGRRAADARAAIAAAYEAGEDDEFIVPTVLEGAEPIRDGDQVIHFNFRKDRPRQLVAAFADPAFAAFDRRGVTGVRVTGMMEYDPKYGLPAAFASDAPRTTLGGVLAEAGLAQFHCAETEKYAHVTFFFNGGENEPLPGEERVLIPSPKVATYDLQPEMSAPEVADTLVEVLGRRAFPFVVANFANGDMVGHTAVRESVIRAVETLDREVGRVLDAAVAAGYSVILTADHGNCDEMVDPVTGAPHTQHTTYPVPCLVIDEQPWRLSLSGALKDLAPTVLALMGLDPDPRMDGRSLLLGPVG; this is encoded by the coding sequence ATGAGCGACCCCATGCAGCAACTGCCCCGTCGTCCGGTGATCCTGATCATCCTGGACGGCTTCGGCGTCAACCCAGCCAAGGCCAACAACGCGGTCGCGATCGCCGACACCCCCAACCTCGATCGTTACTTCTCCAGCCATCCGCACACCACGCTGATGGCCTCGGGGCAGGCGGTGGGGCTGCCCGACGGGCAGATGGGCAACTCCGAGGTCGGTCACATGTCGATCGGCTCGGGCTGTGTGGTGCGTCAGGACCTGGTGCTGATCGACGACGCCATCGCCGACGGCAGCTTCTACGACAACGCCACGCTGATCGCCGCGGCGCGCGCCGCGGCCGCGGCCGACCGGCCGGTGCAGCTGATGGGGCTGGTCTCCGACGGCGGCGTGCACAGTCACGTCAGCCACCTCGCGGCGCTGATCGAGCTGTGCCGGCGTCAGGGCGCGCGCGCCCAGGTGCATCTGTTCGCCGACGGGCGCGATACCCCGCCGCGCTCGGTGCTCGGCTATCTCGACGCCTTCGAGCCGGCGCTGCGTGAGGCCGGCGGTCAGGTCGCCACGGTCAGCGGTCGCTTCTATGCGATGGATCGCGACAACCGCTGGGAGCGCACCGAGCAGGCCTGGCGCGCCATGGTCGATGGCGAGGGGCGGCGCGCGGCCGACGCGCGCGCGGCGATCGCCGCGGCCTATGAGGCCGGCGAGGACGACGAGTTCATCGTGCCGACGGTGCTCGAGGGCGCCGAGCCGATCCGCGACGGCGACCAGGTGATCCACTTCAACTTCCGCAAGGACCGCCCGCGCCAGCTGGTCGCCGCCTTTGCCGATCCCGCGTTCGCCGCATTCGACCGCCGCGGGGTGACCGGCGTGCGGGTCACCGGGATGATGGAATACGACCCCAAGTACGGCCTGCCTGCGGCCTTTGCCAGCGACGCGCCGCGCACCACCCTCGGCGGGGTGCTCGCCGAGGCCGGGCTGGCGCAGTTCCACTGCGCCGAGACCGAGAAGTACGCCCACGTCACCTTCTTCTTCAACGGCGGCGAGAACGAGCCGCTGCCGGGCGAAGAGCGGGTGCTGATCCCCTCGCCCAAGGTCGCCACCTACGACCTGCAGCCGGAGATGAGCGCCCCCGAGGTCGCCGACACCCTGGTCGAGGTACTCGGGCGGCGCGCCTTCCCCTTCGTCGTCGCCAACTTCGCCAACGGCGACATGGTCGGCCATACCGCGGTGCGCGAGTCGGTGATCCGCGCCGTCGAGACCCTGGACCGCGAGGTCGGGCGGGTGCTCGACGCCGCCGTCGCCGCCGGCTACTCGGTGATCCTCACCGCCGATCATGGCAACTGCGACGAGATGGTCGATCCGGTCACCGGCGCGCCGCACACCCAGCACACCACCTATCCGGTGCCCTGCCTGGTGATCGACGAGCAGCCCTGGCGGTTGTCGCTCAGTGGCGCACTCAAGGATCTTGCGCCGACGGTGCTGGCGCTGATGGGACTCGATCCCGACCCGCGCATGGACGGGCGCTCGCTGCTGCTCGGTCCGGTGGGCTGA
- a CDS encoding glucose-1-phosphate adenylyltransferase: MNTDRIIAFVMAGGQGSRLQPLTAARSKPSVPFGSRYRIVDFVLSNLVNSQIQTIYLLVQYKSQSLIEHVRKAWTISPLLQSQFVTVVPPQMLSGQHWFQGTADAVNQNINLIEEHRPDRVAVFGADHIYRMDVRQMLAFHRERQADVTIAALPVPLAEAASFGVIAADPEGRIQGFEEKPASPTPMPHDPAMAFASMGNYIFDTEVLLEALKACRDAGETDFGQHVLPRLLRTHRLYAYDFSTNRIPGIQPYEDQVYWRDVGTIDAYFDAHKDVLGADPAFDMFNPEWPIFSSNYQGPVAKLVGGEIRNTLLGAATVIHEGTRVRDSIIRRETVIEEDVELDNCVIMDYVRIGRGARLRNVIVDRHNMIEAGDNIGFDRARDAERFHVSPGGVTVVPMGQLSYYARDVRDANSRGRYSE, translated from the coding sequence ATGAACACCGATCGCATCATCGCCTTCGTCATGGCCGGCGGCCAGGGCTCGCGCCTGCAGCCGCTCACCGCCGCCCGCTCCAAACCCTCGGTGCCCTTCGGCTCGCGCTATCGCATCGTCGACTTCGTGCTCAGCAACCTGGTCAACTCGCAGATCCAGACCATCTATCTGCTGGTGCAGTACAAGTCGCAATCGCTCATCGAGCACGTGCGCAAGGCCTGGACCATCTCGCCGCTGCTGCAGAGCCAGTTCGTCACCGTGGTGCCGCCGCAGATGCTCTCCGGGCAGCACTGGTTCCAGGGCACCGCCGACGCGGTCAATCAGAACATCAACCTGATCGAGGAACACCGCCCCGACCGGGTCGCGGTGTTCGGCGCCGATCACATCTATCGCATGGACGTGCGCCAGATGCTCGCCTTCCATCGCGAGCGCCAGGCCGACGTCACCATCGCCGCGCTGCCGGTGCCGCTGGCCGAGGCCGCGAGCTTCGGCGTCATCGCCGCCGATCCCGAGGGACGCATCCAGGGCTTCGAGGAGAAACCGGCCTCGCCCACCCCGATGCCCCACGACCCGGCGATGGCCTTCGCCTCGATGGGCAACTACATCTTCGACACCGAGGTGCTGCTCGAGGCGCTCAAGGCCTGTCGCGACGCCGGCGAGACCGATTTCGGCCAGCACGTGCTGCCGCGTCTGCTGCGCACCCACAGGCTCTACGCCTACGACTTCTCGACCAACCGCATCCCCGGCATCCAACCCTACGAGGACCAGGTCTACTGGCGCGACGTCGGCACCATCGACGCCTACTTCGACGCCCACAAGGACGTGCTCGGCGCCGACCCCGCCTTCGACATGTTCAACCCCGAGTGGCCGATCTTCTCCAGCAACTACCAGGGCCCGGTGGCCAAGCTGGTCGGTGGCGAGATACGCAACACTCTGCTCGGCGCGGCCACGGTGATCCATGAGGGCACGCGGGTGCGCGATTCGATCATCCGCCGCGAGACGGTGATCGAGGAGGACGTCGAACTCGACAACTGCGTGATCATGGACTACGTGCGCATCGGGCGCGGCGCCCGGCTGCGCAACGTCATCGTCGACCGGCACAACATGATCGAGGCGGGCGACAACATCGGCTTCGACCGCGCGCGCGACGCCGAACGCTTCCACGTCAGCCCCGGCGGGGTGACGGTGGTGCCCATGGGACAGCTGAGCTACTACGCCCGCGACGTGCGCGACGCCAACTCGCGCGGACGCTACTCGGAGTGA
- the nikB gene encoding nickel ABC transporter permease, producing MGTLLGRLGEAAASLLGVCTLVFLLIHLVPGDPVAAMLGEGARAVDQAELRAALGLDQPLWTQYLDYLGGLARLDLGVSLHSGRAVTALLAERAGPTLELAVAALALAVVVALPLGVLAALHQGGAIDRVAMGFSMFGAAIPNFWLGPLLILVCSLWLGWTPVSGRDGPLSLLLPALTLGTGLAAVLARMVRSSLLEVLGEDYVRTARAKGAGPARVLWRHALRNAWLPVLTLLGLQFGALLGGAVITETVFAWPGLGSLVVESIQARDYPLVQGAVLVIALAYLVVNTLTDLLYLALDPRIRGR from the coding sequence ATGGGCACGCTGCTCGGGCGTCTCGGCGAGGCGGCGGCAAGCCTGCTCGGGGTCTGCACCCTGGTGTTCCTGCTCATCCATCTGGTGCCGGGCGATCCGGTGGCGGCGATGCTGGGGGAGGGCGCGCGCGCCGTCGACCAGGCCGAGCTGCGCGCCGCGCTGGGGCTCGATCAGCCGCTGTGGACCCAGTACCTGGATTATCTCGGTGGGCTGGCGCGACTCGATCTCGGGGTCTCGCTGCACAGTGGCCGGGCGGTGACGGCACTGCTCGCCGAGCGCGCCGGGCCGACCCTGGAGCTGGCCGTGGCCGCGCTCGCCCTGGCGGTGGTGGTGGCGCTGCCGCTCGGGGTGCTGGCGGCGCTGCACCAGGGCGGGGCGATCGATCGCGTCGCGATGGGCTTCTCCATGTTCGGCGCGGCGATCCCCAATTTCTGGCTCGGGCCGTTGCTGATCCTGGTCTGCTCGCTGTGGCTCGGCTGGACGCCGGTGAGCGGGCGCGACGGGCCGCTGTCGCTGCTGCTCCCGGCGCTGACCCTGGGAACCGGGCTGGCGGCGGTGCTGGCGCGGATGGTGCGGTCGAGCCTGCTCGAGGTGCTCGGCGAGGACTATGTGCGCACCGCCCGCGCCAAGGGCGCGGGACCGGCGCGGGTGTTGTGGCGCCACGCCCTGCGCAACGCCTGGCTGCCGGTGCTCACCCTGCTCGGGCTGCAGTTCGGCGCGCTGCTCGGCGGCGCGGTGATCACCGAGACGGTGTTCGCCTGGCCGGGGCTCGGCAGCCTGGTGGTGGAGTCGATCCAGGCGCGCGACTACCCGCTGGTGCAGGGCGCGGTGCTGGTGATCGCGCTCGCCTATCTCGTCGTCAACACCCTCACCGATCTACTCTATCTCGCCCTCGATCCGCGTATCCGCGGCCGTTGA
- a CDS encoding L,D-transpeptidase: MSERRILIDVPTQTLTLSAGTRVLARYPVSTGRNGVGERNGSGCTPRGLHRVRARIGEGCAPGTVFRGRRPTGEICDAALRAAHPGRDWITTRILWLTGCEPGRNRGGEVDTLRRYIYIHGTPSSEPLGEPRSHGCIRMHDAALIALFDQTPVGTPVEIRG, encoded by the coding sequence ATGAGCGAGCGCCGTATCCTGATCGATGTCCCTACCCAGACCCTGACCCTGTCGGCGGGCACGCGCGTGCTCGCCCGCTACCCGGTCTCGACCGGGCGCAACGGGGTCGGTGAGCGTAACGGCAGCGGTTGCACCCCGCGCGGGCTGCACCGGGTGCGCGCGCGCATCGGCGAGGGCTGCGCGCCGGGGACGGTGTTCCGGGGCCGCCGACCCACCGGCGAGATCTGCGACGCGGCGCTGCGCGCCGCCCACCCCGGGCGTGACTGGATCACCACCCGCATCCTCTGGCTCACCGGCTGCGAGCCGGGGCGCAACCGCGGCGGCGAGGTCGATACCCTGCGCCGCTATATCTACATCCACGGCACCCCGTCGAGCGAGCCGCTCGGCGAGCCGCGCTCGCACGGCTGCATCCGCATGCACGACGCGGCGCTGATCGCGCTCTTCGATCAGACCCCGGTCGGCACCCCGGTGGAGATCCGCGGCTGA